In one window of Deltaproteobacteria bacterium DNA:
- a CDS encoding M23 family metallopeptidase, translating into MKEKSKKGKGWLLILLTAVVMVTVAGVLVVRMEGEAPQVELTLGTTAFGLTKEVKITVADGKSGLQKIWAGIIKDGREVELLKKTYASSGILRKGKVSRDSFDFSVKPKELGLTDGSGMLRLVVTDYSWRGWGKGNRTYIEKPISIDTQAPRIDVLTHAHNISPGGSALVVYKLSEPCETSGVAVGEHFYPGYAAGETEKDLYIAFFALAQDQAKGTPISLEATDPAGNLSRAGFYHYIKKKNFRKDVIRISDGFLDAKLPEFEPLLAGQTGKEPIEKFLYVNREIRKQNKIVIDKITASSDRQVHWKGTFIRLPGSASRAQFADRRSYLYKGKTIDHQVHLGQDLASHSMAPVPAGNSGKIVFNEYLGIYGNTIIIDHGYGLFSLYGHLSSSNVRKGQMVTKGDIIGHTGKSGMAGGDHLHFSMLVHNTFVTPLEWWDADWIRNNVTDKLTEFAKN; encoded by the coding sequence TTGAAAGAAAAAAGCAAAAAAGGAAAGGGCTGGCTGCTTATCCTGCTGACGGCGGTTGTTATGGTAACGGTTGCGGGGGTACTGGTCGTCCGCATGGAGGGGGAAGCCCCCCAGGTTGAACTGACTCTCGGCACCACTGCATTCGGGCTGACGAAGGAAGTGAAGATAACCGTCGCCGACGGAAAAAGCGGGCTGCAGAAAATTTGGGCCGGCATTATCAAGGACGGCCGGGAAGTCGAACTTCTGAAAAAGACCTACGCTTCGTCGGGAATTTTAAGAAAGGGGAAGGTAAGTCGGGATTCCTTCGATTTCAGCGTAAAACCCAAGGAACTGGGGCTCACGGACGGGAGCGGGATGCTGCGGCTCGTGGTGACGGACTATTCCTGGAGAGGTTGGGGCAAGGGCAATCGGACCTATATTGAAAAACCAATTAGCATAGATACGCAAGCGCCCCGCATCGACGTGCTGACCCACGCCCACAACATCAGCCCGGGAGGGTCCGCCCTCGTTGTCTACAAATTGTCGGAACCGTGTGAAACCAGCGGGGTTGCGGTGGGGGAGCACTTTTATCCGGGGTATGCCGCCGGTGAAACGGAAAAAGATCTGTACATAGCATTTTTCGCTCTGGCCCAGGACCAGGCCAAGGGTACGCCCATCAGTCTCGAAGCGACGGACCCGGCCGGCAACCTGTCCAGGGCCGGGTTTTATCACTACATCAAGAAAAAAAATTTCAGAAAGGATGTCATCAGAATAAGCGATGGTTTTCTGGATGCCAAACTGCCGGAGTTCGAACCGCTGCTTGCCGGGCAGACCGGCAAAGAGCCCATCGAGAAATTTCTGTATGTCAATCGCGAGATCAGGAAGCAGAATAAAATCGTCATCGACAAGATAACCGCCAGCAGTGACCGGCAAGTCCACTGGAAAGGCACTTTCATCCGGCTGCCCGGCTCCGCATCCCGGGCCCAGTTCGCCGACCGGAGGAGCTACCTTTACAAAGGCAAAACCATCGACCACCAGGTGCACCTCGGGCAGGACCTGGCGTCGCATTCCATGGCGCCGGTTCCGGCTGGCAACAGCGGGAAAATCGTATTCAACGAGTATTTGGGAATTTACGGCAACACGATCATCATCGACCACGGGTATGGATTGTTCAGCCTGTATGGCCATCTCAGCAGTTCAAACGTCCGGAAGGGACAGATGGTGACCAAGGGGGACATCATCGGGCACACGGGAAAATCGGGTATGGCCGGAGGCGACCACCTCCATTTCAGCATGCTGGTACACAACACCTTTGTAACGCCGCTGGAGTGGTGGGACGCAGATTGGATCAGGAACAATGTTACGGACAAATTGACGGAATTCGCAAAGAACTAG